The following coding sequences lie in one Girardinichthys multiradiatus isolate DD_20200921_A chromosome 13, DD_fGirMul_XY1, whole genome shotgun sequence genomic window:
- the LOC124879876 gene encoding H-2 class I histocompatibility antigen, Q10 alpha chain-like isoform X10 — translation MSHLAFLVLLGAGLMVNSEKHSLTYIYTAFSKPVGLPGLHEFTAMGLLDNRMIDYFDSDNQEKVPKQDWMREHLEKEYWEKGTQSRKSKQQWFKVNIDILMKRMRQNDTDTHVLQWMHGCQGETNDDGLLKFVRGMDMYNYDGKDFLAFDDNHQIWVAAATAAEETKRKWDEVQVLKEYTKGYLEKECMEWMNKFRDFGQEQLRNASRPKVHLFIRKAKADTNIILTCLATGFYPKDIIMQIKRNGRVLTKEDGVETTDVRPNNDDTFQRKDHVEILKSDVSTYTCEVNHPASRLHVEEKWDHAPFKNEGNAALIGGVIVGVVFVAVAVTLLVLKLKTKQLDCPDNKSSNSSLSSVTSSESGLSSGISSGSVSDANTPEVRMSLLGDGLSSGISSGSVSDANTPEVRMSLLGDGLSSGISSGSGSNTGKGNSSNKKDKISDANTPEVRMSLLGDGLSSGISSGSVSDANTPEVRMSLLGDDSSHDSGAEVAPSPSHSNEEESRATE, via the exons AAAAGCACTCCCTCACTTACATCTACACTGCCTTCTCCAAGCCAGTGGGTCTACCGGGGTTGCATGAGTTCACTGCCATGGGATTATTGGACAACCGGATGATTGACTACTTCGACAGTGATAACCAAGAAAAAGTTCCCAAGCAGGACTGGATGAGAGAGCATCTTGAAAAAGAGTACTGGGAAAAAGGCACCCAGTCCAGAAAGAGCAAGCAGCAATGGTTCAAGGTCAACATCGACATATTGATGAAACGAATGAGACAGAATGACACGG ATACTCATGTTCTGCAGTGGATGCACGGCTGTCAGGGTGAAACTAATGATGATGGCTTGCTGAAGTTTGTCCGTGGGATGGACATGTACAATTATGACGGAAAAGACTTCCTTGCCTTCGACGACAACCACCAGATTTGGGTTGCTGCAGCTACGGCAGCAGAAGAAACCAAGAGGAAATGGGATGAAGTCCAGGTCCTGAAGGAATACACCAAGGGCTACCTGGAGAAGGAGTGTATGGAATGGATGAACAAATTTAGAGACTTTGGGCAAGAGCAGCTTAGAAATGCCT CTCGACCTAAAGTGCACTTGTTCATACGTAAGGCCAAAGCTGACACAAACATCATCTTGACATGTCTGGCCACGGGCTTCTATCCAAAAGACATCATCATGCAGATCAAAAGAAACGGGCGTGTCCTGACTAAAGAGGACGGGGTGGAGACCACTGATGTTCGCCCAAATAATGATGACACCTTCCAGAGAAAGGACCATGTAGAGATTTTGAAGTCTGATGTTTCCACTTACACCTGTGAAGTCAATCATCCTGCCTCTCGTCTTCATGTTGAAGAGAAGTGGG atCACGCTCCTTTCAAAAATGAGGGAAATGCAGCCCTAATTGGTGGTGTCATTGTCGGGGTTGTATTTGTGGCCGTTGCTGTGACACTTCTTGTCCTCAAACTGAAGACAAAACAACTCG ATTGCCCTGACAATAAATCCTCTAATTCAA GTCTAAGTTCTGTGACCTCCTCTGAGTCAG gtCTAAGTTCTGGGATCTCCTCTGGGTCAG TCTCTGATGCAAATACACCTGAAGTGAGGATGTCTCTACTTGGTGATg gtCTAAGTTCTGGGATCTCCTCTGGGTCAG TCTCTGATGCAAATACACCTGAAGTGAGGATGTCTCTACTTGGTGATg gtCTAAGTTCTGGGATCTCCTCTGGGTCAG GCAGTAATACTGGTAAGGGGAATTCatctaataaaaaagacaaaa TCTCTGATGCAAATACACCTGAAGTGAGGATGTCTCTACTTGGTGATg gtCTAAGTTCTGGGATCTCCTCTGGGTCAG TCTCTGATGCAAATACACCTGAAGTGAGGATGTCTCTACTTGGTGATg ATTCATCCCACGACTCTGGTGCTGAAG tggCCCCATCCCCTAGTCACAGCAATGAAGAAGAGTCACGAGCCACTGAATAA
- the LOC124879876 gene encoding H-2 class I histocompatibility antigen, Q10 alpha chain-like isoform X9: MSHLAFLVLLGAGLMVNSEKHSLTYIYTAFSKPVGLPGLHEFTAMGLLDNRMIDYFDSDNQEKVPKQDWMREHLEKEYWEKGTQSRKSKQQWFKVNIDILMKRMRQNDTDTHVLQWMHGCQGETNDDGLLKFVRGMDMYNYDGKDFLAFDDNHQIWVAAATAAEETKRKWDEVQVLKEYTKGYLEKECMEWMNKFRDFGQEQLRNASRPKVHLFIRKAKADTNIILTCLATGFYPKDIIMQIKRNGRVLTKEDGVETTDVRPNNDDTFQRKDHVEILKSDVSTYTCEVNHPASRLHVEEKWDHAPFKNEGNAALIGGVIVGVVFVAVAVTLLVLKLKTKQLDCPDNKSSNSSLSSVTSSESGLSSGISSGSGSNTVSDANTPEVRMSLLGDGLSSGISSGSVSDANTPEVRMSLLGDGLSSGISSGSGSNTGKGNSSNKKDKISDANTPEVRMSLLGDGLSSGISSGSVSDANTPEVRMSLLGDDSSHDSGAEVAPSPSHSNEEESRATE, from the exons AAAAGCACTCCCTCACTTACATCTACACTGCCTTCTCCAAGCCAGTGGGTCTACCGGGGTTGCATGAGTTCACTGCCATGGGATTATTGGACAACCGGATGATTGACTACTTCGACAGTGATAACCAAGAAAAAGTTCCCAAGCAGGACTGGATGAGAGAGCATCTTGAAAAAGAGTACTGGGAAAAAGGCACCCAGTCCAGAAAGAGCAAGCAGCAATGGTTCAAGGTCAACATCGACATATTGATGAAACGAATGAGACAGAATGACACGG ATACTCATGTTCTGCAGTGGATGCACGGCTGTCAGGGTGAAACTAATGATGATGGCTTGCTGAAGTTTGTCCGTGGGATGGACATGTACAATTATGACGGAAAAGACTTCCTTGCCTTCGACGACAACCACCAGATTTGGGTTGCTGCAGCTACGGCAGCAGAAGAAACCAAGAGGAAATGGGATGAAGTCCAGGTCCTGAAGGAATACACCAAGGGCTACCTGGAGAAGGAGTGTATGGAATGGATGAACAAATTTAGAGACTTTGGGCAAGAGCAGCTTAGAAATGCCT CTCGACCTAAAGTGCACTTGTTCATACGTAAGGCCAAAGCTGACACAAACATCATCTTGACATGTCTGGCCACGGGCTTCTATCCAAAAGACATCATCATGCAGATCAAAAGAAACGGGCGTGTCCTGACTAAAGAGGACGGGGTGGAGACCACTGATGTTCGCCCAAATAATGATGACACCTTCCAGAGAAAGGACCATGTAGAGATTTTGAAGTCTGATGTTTCCACTTACACCTGTGAAGTCAATCATCCTGCCTCTCGTCTTCATGTTGAAGAGAAGTGGG atCACGCTCCTTTCAAAAATGAGGGAAATGCAGCCCTAATTGGTGGTGTCATTGTCGGGGTTGTATTTGTGGCCGTTGCTGTGACACTTCTTGTCCTCAAACTGAAGACAAAACAACTCG ATTGCCCTGACAATAAATCCTCTAATTCAA GTCTAAGTTCTGTGACCTCCTCTGAGTCAG gtCTAAGTTCTGGGATCTCCTCTGGGTCAG GCAGTAATACTG TCTCTGATGCAAATACACCTGAAGTGAGGATGTCTCTACTTGGTGATg gtCTAAGTTCTGGGATCTCCTCTGGGTCAG TCTCTGATGCAAATACACCTGAAGTGAGGATGTCTCTACTTGGTGATg gtCTAAGTTCTGGGATCTCCTCTGGGTCAG GCAGTAATACTGGTAAGGGGAATTCatctaataaaaaagacaaaa TCTCTGATGCAAATACACCTGAAGTGAGGATGTCTCTACTTGGTGATg gtCTAAGTTCTGGGATCTCCTCTGGGTCAG TCTCTGATGCAAATACACCTGAAGTGAGGATGTCTCTACTTGGTGATg ATTCATCCCACGACTCTGGTGCTGAAG tggCCCCATCCCCTAGTCACAGCAATGAAGAAGAGTCACGAGCCACTGAATAA
- the LOC124879876 gene encoding H-2 class I histocompatibility antigen, Q10 alpha chain-like isoform X8, whose amino-acid sequence MSHLAFLVLLGAGLMVNSEKHSLTYIYTAFSKPVGLPGLHEFTAMGLLDNRMIDYFDSDNQEKVPKQDWMREHLEKEYWEKGTQSRKSKQQWFKVNIDILMKRMRQNDTDTHVLQWMHGCQGETNDDGLLKFVRGMDMYNYDGKDFLAFDDNHQIWVAAATAAEETKRKWDEVQVLKEYTKGYLEKECMEWMNKFRDFGQEQLRNASRPKVHLFIRKAKADTNIILTCLATGFYPKDIIMQIKRNGRVLTKEDGVETTDVRPNNDDTFQRKDHVEILKSDVSTYTCEVNHPASRLHVEEKWDHAPFKNEGNAALIGGVIVGVVFVAVAVTLLVLKLKTKQLDCPDNKSSNSSLSSVTSSESGLSSGISSGSGSNTGKGNSSNKKGKISDANTPEVRMSLLGDGLSSGISSGSVSDANTPEVRMSLLGDGLSSGISSGSGSNTGKGNSSNKKDKISDANTPEVRMSLLGDGLSSGISSGSVSDANTPEVRMSLLGDDSSHDSGAEVAPSPSHSNEEESRATE is encoded by the exons AAAAGCACTCCCTCACTTACATCTACACTGCCTTCTCCAAGCCAGTGGGTCTACCGGGGTTGCATGAGTTCACTGCCATGGGATTATTGGACAACCGGATGATTGACTACTTCGACAGTGATAACCAAGAAAAAGTTCCCAAGCAGGACTGGATGAGAGAGCATCTTGAAAAAGAGTACTGGGAAAAAGGCACCCAGTCCAGAAAGAGCAAGCAGCAATGGTTCAAGGTCAACATCGACATATTGATGAAACGAATGAGACAGAATGACACGG ATACTCATGTTCTGCAGTGGATGCACGGCTGTCAGGGTGAAACTAATGATGATGGCTTGCTGAAGTTTGTCCGTGGGATGGACATGTACAATTATGACGGAAAAGACTTCCTTGCCTTCGACGACAACCACCAGATTTGGGTTGCTGCAGCTACGGCAGCAGAAGAAACCAAGAGGAAATGGGATGAAGTCCAGGTCCTGAAGGAATACACCAAGGGCTACCTGGAGAAGGAGTGTATGGAATGGATGAACAAATTTAGAGACTTTGGGCAAGAGCAGCTTAGAAATGCCT CTCGACCTAAAGTGCACTTGTTCATACGTAAGGCCAAAGCTGACACAAACATCATCTTGACATGTCTGGCCACGGGCTTCTATCCAAAAGACATCATCATGCAGATCAAAAGAAACGGGCGTGTCCTGACTAAAGAGGACGGGGTGGAGACCACTGATGTTCGCCCAAATAATGATGACACCTTCCAGAGAAAGGACCATGTAGAGATTTTGAAGTCTGATGTTTCCACTTACACCTGTGAAGTCAATCATCCTGCCTCTCGTCTTCATGTTGAAGAGAAGTGGG atCACGCTCCTTTCAAAAATGAGGGAAATGCAGCCCTAATTGGTGGTGTCATTGTCGGGGTTGTATTTGTGGCCGTTGCTGTGACACTTCTTGTCCTCAAACTGAAGACAAAACAACTCG ATTGCCCTGACAATAAATCCTCTAATTCAA GTCTAAGTTCTGTGACCTCCTCTGAGTCAG gtCTAAGTTCTGGGATCTCCTCTGGGTCAG GCAGTAATACTGGTAAGGGGAAttcatctaataaaaaaggcaaaa TCTCTGATGCAAATACACCTGAAGTGAGGATGTCTCTACTTGGTGATg gtCTAAGTTCTGGGATCTCCTCTGGGTCAG TCTCTGATGCAAATACACCTGAAGTGAGGATGTCTCTACTTGGTGATg gtCTAAGTTCTGGGATCTCCTCTGGGTCAG GCAGTAATACTGGTAAGGGGAATTCatctaataaaaaagacaaaa TCTCTGATGCAAATACACCTGAAGTGAGGATGTCTCTACTTGGTGATg gtCTAAGTTCTGGGATCTCCTCTGGGTCAG TCTCTGATGCAAATACACCTGAAGTGAGGATGTCTCTACTTGGTGATg ATTCATCCCACGACTCTGGTGCTGAAG tggCCCCATCCCCTAGTCACAGCAATGAAGAAGAGTCACGAGCCACTGAATAA